Proteins from a genomic interval of Pirellulales bacterium:
- a CDS encoding ferrochelatase, translating into MTNDYQAILIVSFGGPEGPDDVLPFLENVLRGRNVPRERMLAVAEHYQKFGGVSPINEQNRALIVALRNELGRHGPDLPIYWGNRNWHPLLADTLRQMADDGMRRAVAFFTSIFSSYSGCRQYRENIAEAQNIVGAGAPRIDKLRMFYNHPGFVETMADRVRSALEQVPAERQGAARLIYTAHSIPSAMAAGCRYEEQLRESCRLVTTAIGREGFDLVYQSRSGPPQQPWLAPDINDHLRAIAAAGARDVVVTPIGFVSDHIEVLYDLDIEAATLAEELGIHYVRAGTAGAHPRFVTMIRELIAERVDSTAPRLAMGQYGPSHDVCADDCCPSGRPS; encoded by the coding sequence GTGACGAACGACTACCAAGCCATATTGATTGTCTCCTTTGGCGGCCCCGAGGGGCCGGACGACGTGCTGCCGTTCTTGGAGAACGTGCTTCGCGGCCGGAATGTGCCGCGCGAGCGGATGTTGGCCGTGGCCGAGCACTACCAGAAATTTGGCGGCGTGAGTCCGATCAACGAGCAGAATCGCGCGCTGATCGTGGCCCTGCGAAACGAACTTGGCCGGCATGGACCCGACCTGCCGATCTATTGGGGCAACCGCAACTGGCATCCCTTGTTGGCCGACACTCTGCGGCAAATGGCCGACGACGGCATGCGGCGAGCCGTCGCGTTTTTCACCTCGATCTTCAGTTCGTATTCGGGCTGCCGGCAGTATCGCGAGAATATCGCCGAGGCGCAGAATATTGTGGGCGCCGGCGCGCCGCGGATCGACAAGCTGCGCATGTTTTATAATCACCCCGGCTTCGTTGAGACGATGGCCGACCGCGTGCGCTCGGCGCTGGAGCAAGTTCCCGCGGAGCGGCAAGGCGCCGCGCGATTGATCTACACCGCGCATAGCATCCCCAGCGCCATGGCCGCTGGCTGCCGCTATGAGGAACAATTGCGAGAATCGTGCCGGCTGGTCACCACGGCGATTGGCCGCGAAGGGTTTGATTTGGTTTACCAAAGCCGCAGCGGGCCGCCGCAACAACCGTGGCTTGCGCCCGACATCAACGATCATCTGCGCGCGATCGCGGCGGCTGGCGCGCGCGATGTGGTGGTCACGCCGATCGGCTTTGTCTCCGATCATATCGAAGTGCTTTACGATCTCGATATCGAAGCCGCCACATTGGCCGAGGAGTTGGGCATTCACTATGTGCGCGCGGGCACGGCGGGCGCGCACCCCCGATTCGTGACGATGATCCGCGAACTGATCGCCGAGCGAGTGGATTCGACCGCGCCGCGGCTGGCTATGGGACAGTATGGGCCGAGCCACGATGTTTGCGCGGACGATTGCTGCCCGTCGGGGCGGCCCAGTTGA
- a CDS encoding serine/threonine protein kinase, with product MSTATRHSWDPAETTRMWQAVSECVEGFINAWESTGEPPDIGPFVAPIDAGVRRMALIELVKVDLEYRWQRGCAHRRVEEYLTQFPEMASEGLPLDLVYEEFHLRKRAGEDVQIDEYLHRFPEHADELRRMLGLETPHLSTTLFSGEAASGIEVNGSIDDFDILAQLGKGAFATVYLARQRSMQRVVALKVSADRGLEAQTLAQLDHPHIVRVYDQRSVPDRGVRLLYMQYVPGGALHAVVEAARALPANQRSGKLLLDAVDRALDERGDSPPADSLIRRRLAHANWGETVCWIGSRLAAALDYAHQRGVLHRDVKPANVLLAADCTPKLVDFNIACCSKVEGASPAAYFGGSLAYMSPEQLEACNPSHERKPDELDARSEVYSLAVMLWELLVGRRPFADEAPNTSWPQLLGRMAQSRRRGVDRDIVDALPPGLPAGLKETLLKCLAPEPSDRFASAADLARQLELCLRPSAQRLLLPRLSGPRGLVRRYPTASLALVALLPNAVLSVVNYQYNAESLVYGLPAAAQESFYSKQIAVVNSTLYAIGLAIGVWLCLPALRAYQSARNGRQADVSWSTRQRSLYTGDYVSWVITGAWTISGCAYPIWLAMHMTPQVAMPPPVYAGFFFHWLTSQFLCGLVTGTLAFFGVTYLTVHDLHPMLLRESKPDERDTQGLGRLSRRIWRYFGVAVAVPFGSLAVLLATAGGGKQQSAFGVISVMGLIGFFVSFALVRAIERDLGALAIALAPTGESLPGETQTFDPFSGSNRF from the coding sequence ATGAGCACCGCCACGCGCCACTCTTGGGATCCGGCCGAAACCACGCGCATGTGGCAAGCCGTCTCCGAATGTGTCGAAGGCTTCATCAACGCCTGGGAATCGACCGGCGAGCCCCCCGATATCGGCCCCTTCGTGGCGCCGATCGACGCCGGCGTTCGCCGCATGGCGCTCATCGAGTTGGTCAAAGTCGATCTGGAATATCGCTGGCAACGCGGTTGCGCCCACCGCCGAGTAGAGGAATATCTCACCCAGTTCCCTGAGATGGCCAGCGAAGGGCTGCCACTCGACCTGGTCTACGAGGAGTTCCATCTCCGCAAACGCGCGGGCGAAGACGTGCAGATCGACGAGTATTTGCACCGCTTCCCCGAGCACGCCGACGAACTGCGCCGCATGCTGGGACTGGAGACTCCGCACCTCAGCACCACCCTGTTCTCCGGCGAGGCCGCCTCGGGCATCGAGGTCAACGGCAGCATCGACGACTTCGATATTTTGGCGCAACTCGGCAAAGGCGCCTTCGCCACCGTTTACCTGGCGCGGCAGCGCTCCATGCAGCGCGTCGTGGCGCTCAAGGTTTCGGCCGATCGCGGGCTAGAGGCCCAAACCCTTGCGCAGCTCGACCATCCGCATATTGTGCGCGTCTACGATCAACGCAGCGTGCCCGATCGTGGCGTGCGCTTGCTCTACATGCAATACGTGCCGGGGGGCGCCTTGCACGCCGTGGTCGAAGCCGCGCGCGCTCTGCCTGCCAACCAGCGCAGCGGCAAACTGCTGCTCGACGCGGTCGATCGCGCGCTCGATGAACGCGGCGATTCGCCTCCGGCCGACTCGCTCATCCGCCGCCGACTGGCGCACGCCAATTGGGGAGAAACGGTTTGCTGGATTGGTTCTCGACTGGCGGCCGCGCTCGACTACGCGCATCAACGCGGCGTGCTTCACCGCGACGTAAAACCGGCCAACGTCTTGTTGGCCGCCGACTGCACGCCCAAGCTGGTCGATTTCAACATCGCCTGCTGTTCCAAGGTGGAAGGCGCCAGTCCCGCCGCGTACTTTGGCGGCAGCCTCGCCTACATGTCGCCCGAGCAGCTCGAAGCTTGCAATCCCTCGCACGAGCGCAAGCCGGACGAACTGGACGCCCGCAGCGAGGTCTACTCTCTGGCGGTCATGCTGTGGGAGTTGCTCGTCGGCCGCCGGCCATTTGCCGATGAGGCGCCCAACACCTCCTGGCCGCAACTCTTGGGACGTATGGCCCAAAGCCGCCGCCGCGGGGTCGACCGCGACATCGTCGACGCGCTGCCGCCGGGGCTCCCCGCCGGACTCAAAGAAACCTTGCTCAAGTGCCTCGCGCCCGAGCCGAGTGATCGCTTCGCTTCCGCCGCTGACCTGGCTCGGCAATTGGAGCTTTGTCTGCGCCCCAGCGCCCAGCGTTTGCTGTTGCCTCGTTTGTCTGGTCCGCGGGGGCTAGTGCGGCGCTATCCAACCGCCAGCTTGGCGCTGGTGGCGCTGTTGCCCAACGCGGTGCTCAGCGTGGTCAACTATCAATACAACGCCGAGTCGCTGGTCTACGGACTGCCGGCCGCGGCGCAAGAAAGCTTTTACTCCAAGCAAATCGCCGTGGTGAACTCCACGCTCTACGCCATCGGGCTTGCGATTGGCGTTTGGCTCTGTTTGCCGGCGCTACGCGCTTATCAGAGCGCCCGAAACGGCCGACAAGCGGACGTCTCTTGGTCGACGCGCCAGCGCAGCCTATACACCGGTGACTACGTCTCCTGGGTGATTACCGGCGCCTGGACGATCTCGGGCTGCGCCTACCCCATCTGGCTGGCCATGCACATGACGCCGCAAGTCGCCATGCCGCCCCCGGTCTATGCCGGCTTCTTCTTTCACTGGCTGACGTCGCAGTTTCTTTGCGGACTGGTCACTGGCACGCTCGCGTTTTTCGGCGTCACTTACCTCACGGTGCATGACCTGCACCCCATGCTGCTGCGCGAATCCAAGCCCGACGAGCGCGACACGCAAGGACTCGGCCGCCTCAGCCGGCGCATCTGGCGCTACTTTGGCGTCGCCGTGGCCGTGCCATTCGGATCGCTGGCCGTGCTATTGGCCACCGCCGGCGGCGGCAAGCAACAAAGCGCGTTCGGCGTCATCAGCGTGATGGGGCTGATCGGTTTCTTCGTGTCGTTCGCGCTGGTGCGAGCAATCGAACGCGATCTCGGCGCCTTGGCCATCGCCCTGGCCCCAACCGGAGAATCGCTCCCCGGCGAGACGCAGACATTTGACCCCTTCTCCGGATCCAATCGCTTTTAG
- a CDS encoding sigma-70 family RNA polymerase sigma factor, which produces MAINEDPSIEALVERVRGGDREALAEFITARRAPLLAYIDKNLGAALRTKIEPEDVLQEVSAESVRSLTSAPLEDRDPFGWLCQIAQRRMIDAHRRLFGAQKRAAGREVSLATPVGDSSRRELIDMLVASMTTASRAFSRDQKRIRLEAVMQELPTEQREALRLRYVSGLPSKEIAQRLGKTDGAVRVMLTRALDKFQKLLGPDMAP; this is translated from the coding sequence ATGGCGATCAACGAAGACCCATCGATCGAAGCGCTGGTCGAGCGCGTGCGCGGCGGCGACCGCGAGGCGTTGGCCGAGTTCATCACGGCGCGGCGCGCGCCGCTGTTGGCCTATATCGACAAGAACCTGGGCGCCGCGCTGCGGACCAAGATCGAGCCCGAGGATGTGCTGCAGGAGGTGAGCGCCGAGTCGGTGCGGTCGCTGACCAGCGCGCCGCTGGAAGATCGTGATCCGTTTGGTTGGCTGTGCCAGATTGCGCAGCGGCGGATGATCGACGCGCATCGGCGGCTGTTCGGCGCGCAGAAGCGGGCCGCGGGGCGCGAGGTGTCGCTGGCCACGCCGGTGGGCGATTCGAGTCGCCGCGAGTTGATCGACATGCTGGTGGCCAGCATGACCACGGCGAGTCGGGCCTTTTCGCGCGATCAAAAGCGCATTCGCCTGGAAGCGGTCATGCAGGAGTTGCCCACCGAACAGCGCGAGGCGCTGCGCTTGCGGTACGTGTCGGGCTTGCCGTCCAAGGAGATCGCGCAGCGGCTCGGCAAGACCGATGGCGCAGTACGAGTCATGCTGACGCGCGCCTTGGACAAATTTCAAAAGCTACTTGGCCCCGACATGGCGCCTTGA
- a CDS encoding sigma-70 family RNA polymerase sigma factor, with amino-acid sequence MQPGTHTSANGTARAAARSAERSYFTACLSQARDGSPAALGQLLEATRPWLLVLAQENLDDDLRVKLGASDMVQDTFVEAQRSFRRFGGHTERELHAWLSTIFAHRLANAVRRHRGTQKRSTRCEVNGGAAASALGRLPSDSATPRTNLVVQEEWRRLQEAINSLPATVRDTLTMRIWGRASFAEIGVAQGCTAEAARKRFFRAFEELRVVLDPRSLRG; translated from the coding sequence ATGCAGCCAGGCACTCACACGTCTGCCAACGGCACTGCGCGCGCCGCGGCACGGTCGGCGGAGCGGTCGTATTTCACCGCTTGCCTGTCGCAAGCCCGCGACGGCTCGCCGGCGGCCTTGGGGCAATTGCTCGAAGCGACGCGACCGTGGCTGTTGGTGTTGGCCCAGGAGAATCTTGACGACGACTTGCGGGTCAAACTGGGCGCCTCCGACATGGTGCAAGACACCTTTGTCGAAGCGCAGCGCAGCTTTCGCCGCTTTGGCGGGCACACTGAACGCGAACTGCACGCCTGGTTGTCGACCATCTTTGCCCATCGCCTGGCCAACGCCGTCCGCCGTCACCGCGGCACGCAAAAGCGGAGCACCAGGTGCGAGGTCAACGGTGGCGCCGCAGCGAGCGCGCTGGGGCGCCTGCCGAGCGACTCGGCCACGCCACGCACCAACCTGGTTGTCCAGGAAGAATGGCGCCGGCTGCAGGAGGCGATCAACAGCTTGCCCGCGACTGTGCGCGACACGCTGACCATGCGCATTTGGGGGCGCGCGTCGTTCGCCGAAATTGGCGTAGCGCAAGGCTGCACGGCCGAGGCGGCGCGGAAGCGATTCTTTCGCGCCTTTGAAGAACTGCGCGTGGTGCTCGATCCGCGGAGCTTGCGCGGATGA
- a CDS encoding protein kinase — protein MNGDPGADLPDDDALLADLVTRYDELLADERTGELDLTPLDHDPALRDRWESAKRCLDLIHRVRDMPAVDDAPSPRGFEKSDAVLLTGISMPASLGRFEIIRLLGAGGVGLVYLARDPRLGRRVAVKIPRLETLASDDARGRFLREAEAAARLNHPHVVSVLETGQEGLLCYIAVEYCPGTTLAEWLRSRPGPVPARQAALLARQLSDAVQHAHGRGVLHRDIKPANVLLTQATSKANGAAEQELVPKLTDFGMAKLIAELGDDETRTGATIGTPAYMAPEQAAGRVREFDSRTDVYGLGAVLYEMLAGQPPFRGDSPVEILRRVLDDEAAPPRGLRGEIPRDLEAICLKCLAKRPAQRYQTAQQLVADLDRFLAGEPVLARPSTAIERFWKWSRRRPLAITALAIGACALVALMVVVSLYNARLSAEVVRADHEAEASRRLLYSANVQLAQDALRRDHVPQTRELLAACAPAPGQQDLREFSWHYLLARCDQQALTLLGHVGDVFSVAYSPDGAALASAGKDGTVRIWDAASGGARHVLRGHTTEATCVDFSPQGELLASGSEDDSVRLWNWRDGTPLRQIDASTDDVLCVVFSPDGQLLATSGREPVVRVWDAADGTLVKELELGKSADELATGQFVIRALRFAADGGRLVAASEFGQLFVWNTVDGSHRPGHWRESEQFFALAAARRPAIFAAGGRHEDIEIYSLDGDQFRLRNAITDAHMGWIQSLAFSPSDSMLASSGMDGAIRLWSPETWQIARTMVGHSGRVWSVAWSPDGARLASAGADGQVRVWDSHNAAKRQFPRGAVAYRGLADTGSGDGIISCDIEGNICHWAGATPTATHAGRLITDSIDDSELSADRRRLALTTCFGRIEVWWLDPLSPIWKYQSADNDGRGELAWSPDGSQLAGLKDQQTVVMLDAATGKPHQELPLGVTVWDLAFLPDGSLAIATAHGLCRWDHAASRALWRLAGAHHQLATSPDGKYVCSDDQTRVEVLDAATGTAQWRIVPEGEVKSLAISPDSRTLAIGVAAPSQIELWDLISGRQLISIPLPSRLILRKVFFARDGARLLADGYFDEERAGQILEWSVRPTSDAVSK, from the coding sequence ATGAACGGCGACCCGGGCGCGGATTTGCCAGACGACGACGCGCTGCTGGCCGATCTGGTGACCCGCTACGACGAGTTGTTGGCTGACGAAAGGACCGGCGAACTCGACCTGACCCCGCTCGACCACGATCCGGCGCTGCGCGACCGCTGGGAAAGCGCCAAACGCTGCCTCGATCTGATCCACCGCGTGCGCGACATGCCCGCCGTGGACGACGCCCCCTCGCCGCGCGGTTTTGAGAAGAGCGACGCCGTGCTGCTGACCGGCATCAGCATGCCGGCTTCGCTGGGTCGATTCGAAATTATTCGCTTGCTCGGCGCCGGCGGGGTGGGACTGGTCTATTTAGCCCGCGATCCGCGACTGGGCCGCCGCGTGGCCGTGAAGATTCCGCGGCTCGAAACGCTGGCCAGCGACGATGCGCGGGGCCGCTTTTTGCGCGAGGCCGAGGCCGCCGCGCGGCTCAATCACCCGCATGTGGTGTCGGTGCTGGAGACGGGGCAAGAAGGGCTGTTGTGCTACATCGCGGTTGAATATTGCCCCGGCACGACCTTGGCCGAGTGGTTGCGCTCGCGGCCCGGCCCCGTTCCGGCGCGACAGGCGGCGTTGCTAGCCCGCCAGTTGAGCGACGCCGTGCAGCACGCGCACGGCCGCGGGGTGCTGCATCGCGACATCAAGCCGGCCAATGTGCTGCTCACGCAGGCGACTTCCAAGGCGAACGGCGCCGCCGAACAGGAGCTTGTGCCGAAGCTGACCGACTTTGGCATGGCCAAGCTGATCGCCGAATTGGGGGACGACGAGACGCGCACCGGCGCCACCATTGGCACGCCCGCCTATATGGCGCCGGAACAAGCGGCCGGACGGGTGCGCGAGTTTGATTCGCGAACCGACGTGTATGGCTTGGGGGCGGTGCTGTACGAGATGCTCGCGGGGCAGCCTCCCTTTCGCGGCGACAGTCCGGTCGAGATTTTGCGCCGCGTGCTGGACGACGAGGCAGCGCCCCCGCGCGGCCTGCGGGGCGAGATACCGCGCGACCTGGAGGCGATCTGTCTGAAGTGCCTGGCCAAACGTCCCGCGCAGCGCTACCAGACGGCGCAGCAATTGGTGGCCGACCTGGATCGGTTTCTGGCGGGGGAGCCGGTATTGGCTCGGCCGTCGACGGCGATCGAAAGATTCTGGAAGTGGTCGCGGCGGCGGCCGTTGGCCATCACCGCGCTGGCCATTGGCGCGTGCGCGCTGGTGGCGCTGATGGTGGTCGTGTCGCTCTACAACGCGCGGCTGAGCGCCGAGGTGGTGCGCGCGGACCACGAAGCCGAGGCCAGCCGACGGTTGTTGTATTCGGCCAACGTACAGCTTGCGCAAGATGCGCTGCGGCGCGACCACGTGCCGCAAACGCGCGAGTTGCTGGCGGCCTGCGCGCCAGCGCCGGGGCAACAAGACCTGCGCGAGTTCAGTTGGCACTATCTGCTGGCGCGCTGCGACCAACAGGCGCTCACCTTGCTGGGGCACGTGGGAGACGTCTTTTCGGTCGCTTACTCGCCCGATGGCGCGGCGCTGGCGTCGGCGGGCAAGGACGGCACGGTGCGGATCTGGGACGCGGCCAGCGGCGGCGCGCGGCATGTGCTGCGCGGGCATACGACGGAAGCGACATGCGTCGACTTCTCGCCGCAGGGAGAACTACTGGCCAGCGGCAGCGAAGATGACAGCGTGCGACTCTGGAACTGGCGCGATGGCACGCCGCTACGCCAGATCGACGCCTCGACCGACGACGTGCTGTGCGTGGTGTTTTCGCCGGACGGCCAACTGCTCGCGACCAGCGGCCGAGAGCCGGTCGTGCGCGTTTGGGACGCGGCCGATGGCACGCTGGTCAAAGAGCTTGAACTCGGAAAATCGGCCGATGAACTGGCGACAGGGCAATTTGTGATTCGCGCGCTGCGATTCGCTGCCGATGGCGGACGCCTCGTAGCGGCCAGCGAATTTGGTCAACTGTTTGTCTGGAACACGGTCGACGGGAGTCATCGGCCAGGCCATTGGCGCGAGAGTGAGCAGTTCTTCGCGCTCGCCGCGGCACGCCGACCTGCGATCTTCGCCGCGGGGGGACGGCATGAGGATATCGAGATCTACTCGCTCGACGGCGACCAATTCCGGCTGCGGAACGCGATCACCGATGCGCACATGGGATGGATTCAATCGCTAGCGTTTAGCCCAAGCGATTCGATGCTGGCCTCATCGGGCATGGATGGCGCCATTCGGCTCTGGTCGCCCGAAACGTGGCAGATTGCGCGGACCATGGTGGGACACTCGGGGCGAGTCTGGTCGGTGGCCTGGTCGCCCGATGGCGCGCGGCTGGCGAGCGCCGGCGCCGATGGTCAGGTGCGCGTTTGGGACAGCCATAATGCTGCAAAGCGTCAGTTTCCGCGCGGGGCAGTCGCCTATCGTGGTCTGGCCGATACAGGCAGCGGCGACGGGATCATTTCTTGCGATATCGAAGGGAATATTTGTCACTGGGCTGGCGCAACGCCCACGGCCACTCATGCCGGGCGGCTGATCACCGATTCGATCGACGACAGTGAGCTTTCCGCCGACCGGCGGCGACTTGCCCTGACGACCTGTTTTGGTCGGATTGAAGTGTGGTGGCTCGATCCACTGTCGCCGATATGGAAGTATCAATCGGCCGACAACGATGGCCGAGGGGAGCTGGCCTGGTCGCCCGATGGGTCGCAGTTGGCCGGACTCAAGGATCAACAGACTGTGGTGATGCTGGATGCCGCCACAGGAAAACCGCACCAAGAATTACCGCTTGGCGTCACCGTGTGGGACCTGGCTTTCTTGCCGGATGGTTCGCTGGCGATCGCGACCGCCCATGGCTTGTGCCGCTGGGATCACGCGGCGTCACGAGCGCTTTGGCGACTGGCCGGGGCGCATCATCAATTGGCGACTTCGCCCGACGGAAAGTACGTCTGCAGCGACGATCAGACGCGCGTCGAGGTGCTCGATGCCGCCACCGGCACGGCGCAATGGCGTATTGTGCCCGAGGGGGAAGTCAAGTCTCTGGCCATTTCGCCCGATAGCCGCACGCTGGCGATCGGCGTCGCGGCGCCGAGCCAGATAGAACTGTGGGATTTGATTTCCGGCCGCCAACTCATCTCCATACCCCTGCCGTCGCGACTGATCTTGCGCAAGGTCTTCTTCGCTCGTGACGGCGCGCGACTGTTGGCCGACGGCTACTTTGACGAGGAGCGAGCTGGCCAGATTCTCGAATGGTCGGTTCGGCCAACGTCTGACGCGGTCAGCAAGTGA